Proteins co-encoded in one Scylla paramamosain isolate STU-SP2022 chromosome 43, ASM3559412v1, whole genome shotgun sequence genomic window:
- the LOC135093396 gene encoding uncharacterized protein LOC135093396 produces the protein MVGTKTTRTVTVEKRGMFDDDPFFKDSLEEWDKAMKTVVDKWPADSSTSKSTTTTTTTTSSRPVETRNVYRQIRSSNVTSDDSQAVSCTEENDKYKMMIDVKDYKPGDITVKTVDDTVVVEGKIEQKEGNSIKTQVFTRRFMLPPTVNLNGVTSALSRDGVLTISAPKLAAHVTSGRPTSRSVEFRSVTPSSRLRPSLGSMPAAGKPSVPNGPDRRYLAHTPLGDDGHHIVTTVVNDGKRPLVLLQRDGGEVPARDGGDDAPPLPAVLVPRAGGVRTLHRPVPRACRRQHHQGRVRGGQQRDAARGEAVGGQPRPRPAPHQPCAQREDRAEGRRRLRGGQQEAQRAGEPRRGLPRGVAARRLQENHLHQELRDQEGIQLQQQRPKGLVSPRSLFIVPRRCALTPLCAIHASTSPCPHPNPSQPTSPCLGPKLLLQ, from the exons ATGGTCGGAACCAAAACCACACGTACGGTGACGGTGGAAAAGCGAGGCATGTTTGACGACGACCCGTTCTTCAAGGATTCCCTGGAGGAGTGGGACAAGGCTATGAAGACCGTGGTGGACAAGTGGCCAGCtgactcctccacctccaagtccaccaccactaccaccaccaccacctcctcccgtcCCGTCGAGACCAGGAACGTGTACCGCCAGATCAGGTCCTCCAACGTGACCTCTGATGACTCCCAGGCCGTGTCGTGCACCGAGGAGAATGATAAGTATAAG ATGATGATCGACGTGAAGGATTACAAGCCCGGGGACATCACTGTGAAGACTGTGGATgacacggtggtggtggagggcaagATTGAGCAGAAGGAAGGCAACTCCATCAAGACCCAAGTTTTCACCCGCCGCTTCATGCTGCCGCCCACCGTCAACCTCAACGGTGTCACCTCGGCCCTCTCCCGCGATGGCGTCCTCACTATCAGCGCCCCCAAGCTG gCCGCCCACGTGACCAGCGGGCGCCCCACGTCGCGCTCCGTGGAGTTCCGCAGCGTGACGCCCTCCAGCAGGCTGCGGCCCAGCCTGGGCTCCATGCCCGCCGCTGGCAAGCCCAGCGTGCCCAACGGGCCGGACCGTCGCTACCTGGCGCACACGCCGCTGGGTGACGACGGCCACCACATCGTGACCACTGTGGTGAACGACGGCAAGCGGCCACTGGTCCTCCTTCAACGAGATGGTGGAGAAGTCCCAGCGCGAGATGGAGGAGATGATGCGCCGCCACTCCCTGCAGTCCTCGTCCCGCGAGCTGGAGGTGTCCGCACCCTCCACCGCCCTGTCCCGCGTGCCTGCCGGCGTCAGCACCACCAGGGACGTGTCCGTGGCGGGCAACAACGTGACGCAGCGCGAGGAGAAGCGGTGGGAGGACAACCCCGCCCCAGGCCTGCACCGCACCAACCGTGTGCTCAACGAGAAGACCGAGCTGAAGGGCGCCGACGGCTCCGTGGTGGGCAACAAGAAGCGCAGCGAGCAGGAGAGCCACGCCGAGGGCTCCCGCGAGGAGTTGCTGCCCGACGGCTCCAAGAAAACCACCTTCACCAAGAGCTACGAGACCAGGAAGGTATACAGCTACAACAGCAGCGACCCAAAGGCCTTGTGAGCCCAAGGTCCCTATTTATTGTGCCCCGCCGCTGTGCCCTGACGCCCCTGTGTGCTATCCACGCCTCCACCTCGCCCTGCCCTCACCCCAACCCATCCCAACCCACTTCACCATGCCTCGGACCTAAACTCCTCCTTCAGTGA
- the LOC135093395 gene encoding uncharacterized protein LOC135093395: protein MGGLFSRGHAPATPPTSQPPPTPPTSQPPPTPPWVRHQREPPPEPPPPPYVRQSSESARRPSGGFSGVQCDSVRRMREAWRARGDPPSPAGPAPRGPGRPLVSPSPPPSPGGRRPSLPRDVPAPRTNNYASPTLSSAARAASPRRGSIEGVAPPGSPRARAPSPAHARASSPAFARSSSPGHARAPSPAHARQNSNVHTRTASPLRSRPSPNAHARAAPTAHTRLNSHNHDRVPSPLRDAAPRPRRPSTDSGSSRGRGDAARRASPRRSPPPSPKGAARRSPPRRSPPPSSKGATRRSPPPSSRGTGRRSPPPSPRGAGRRRSPPPGASPFHQKVFHRLRDASLRHDSETLCFTEEADRYTLVMDVEEYVPGEIEVLQDDKRLTVKGRLEGTNSQGQHVCNSFQRHFKIPHNTREEDIDSALSKEGILTVYVPKKRERVIKIELTD from the exons ATGGGCGGACTGTTCTCGCGCGGGCAcgcccccgccacgccgcccACGTCCCAGCCACCGCCCACACCGCCCACGTCCCAGCCGCCGCCAACACCGCCCTGGGTGAGGCACCAGCGCGAGCCGCCGCCcgagccgccgccaccgccctACGTGCGGCAGAGCAGCGAGTCGGCGCGGCGGCCCAGCGGAGGCTTCAGCGGCGTGCAGTGCGACAGCGTGCGGCGCATGCGTGAGGCCTGGCGCGCCCGCGGCGACCCCCCGTCCCCCGCCGGCCCCGCCCCCCGAGGACCCGGCAGGCCCCTCGTGTCGCCCAGCCCGCCGCCCTCCCCCGGGGGACGCCGCCCCTCGCTGCCCCGCGACGTGCCCGCTCCCCGCACCAACAACTACGCCTCGCCCACCCTCAGCAGCGCCGCCCGGGCCGCTTCGCCGCGCCGCGGCAGCATTGAAGGCGTCGCGCCGCCCGGGTCCCCGCGTGCTCGCGCGCCCTCACCTGCCCACGCCCGGGCATCCTCGCCTGCCTTCGCCCGCTCAAGTTCACCTGGTCACGCCCGCGCGCCCTCCCCCGCGCACGCCCGCCAGAATTCCAATGTGCACACGCGCACGGCCTCGCCGCTGCGCTCACGCCCCTCGCCCAACGCCCACGCCCGCGCCGCCCCCACTGCCCACACCAGACTCAACTCCCACAACCATGACCGCGTGCCCTCTCCCCTCCGCGACGCCGCCCCCCGCCCCCGCAGGCCTTCCACAGACAGCGGCAGCTCGCGGGGACGCGGCGACGCAGCAAGGCGCGCGTCGCCTCGCCGCAGCCCACCGCCCTCACCCAAGGGCGCCGCCCGCCGCAGCCCTCCTCGCCGCAGTCCGCCGCCCTCCTCGAAGGGCGCCACCCGCCGCAGCCCGCCACCCTCCTCCAGGGGCACTGGCCGCCGCAGCCCGCCGCCTTCTCCGCGAGGCGCCGGCCGCCGCAGGTCGCCGCCGCCCGGAGCCTCGCCCTTCCACCAGAAGGTGTTCCACCGTCTGCGGGACGCCAGCCTGCGCCACGACAGCGAGACTCTTTGCTTCACCGAGGAGGCGGACCGCTACACG CTGGTGATGGACGTGGAGGAGTACGTGCCAGGGGAAATCGAAGTTCTGCAGGATGACAAGCGGCTGACGGTGAAGGGGCGGCTGGAGGGCACGAACAGCCAGGGACAACACGTCTGCAACAGTTTCCAAAGACACTTCAAAATACCACACAACACGAGGGAGGAAGATATTGACTCTGCCCTGTCAAAGGAAGGCATTTTGACTGTCTATGTTCCtaagaag AGGGAGCGAGTAATCAAGATAgaattgactgactga
- the LOC135093392 gene encoding serine/arginine repetitive matrix protein 1-like: MFAPRERLRDDHYHSVYRTLRHARLNYTAHAPRFKDEGNVFKLVMDVREFAGGDITVRTAGGTLSVRGRLEIDDDEGAEGGGGRGGGGGRGGGDAESISSRSSSRTLHRRFNLPPEADGEKISSYLSRDGVLTVTLPKRTDVRVIPVRVEGVEEGTGRGGGGGRGERSVGGAVGEGVGGRAGTKRPSLSQPDPGPSPSKRPQESSFGRERGGVPQGKSPVINGTGRTWELNRDRERDPGRRSGLWDDAETTGKGEKGAAGGGRRRNAEGGDRTRRRTSKYEEAKEINIPIVLEATEDASEVSRPPFVGPRDVRGSVGGGAGGGGLVPSNKPRPDLAASHRRPAQPDKPAASVNGPLDMTVNDKENVKPPEDREWTYSGLFRRGADDSKEARDTTRAGGVSESGKHKENASPWRANLTSPLERSKAATDARLDASSRLPTAPTDGDALRDTHAPLWKPRSATATPATTATAHNIDATPRKPQTPSKPNLPFFKPVRVEVTEAEEGDRGAGELKGKIRNEEEKEKETLEEVKMRNNAGHERKHLKLDNFLPVPKTDEARCKSPLGGREVKVERRQSDMEGDVFKDCWQNFSTTLQEVLSRLQELSAELGQGKAGKSNPSTASSSAATTCPATPVEPPTPPPKVPAPSRSFKGTTTPRPGPPHDGRAPPAATTPLSARRGRGIENLQLEGLARTSAAGGARGGSVSDTSGSREASVSEASGSEDAECSSSEASAATSAATATSSGSSSSSARPVATSHGAVFAGHKQQQQRRVNGAGHGERDYGGRASPKLRHQRPVPGPTPSTPSHDPEVDSIISRAERALAESRRLSAPSPRAATPPPPP; the protein is encoded by the exons ATGTTCGCGCCCCGGGAACGCCTGCGGGATGACCACTACCACTCCGTGTACAGGACACTGCGCCACGCCCGCCTCAACTACACCGCCCACGCCCCTCGCTTCAAGGACGAGGGGAACGTCTTCAAg CTGGTGATGGACGTACGAGAGTTCGCTGGCGGGGATATCACCGTGAGAACTGCCGGAGGGACCTTATCTGTGCGAGGAAGACTTGAGATAGATGATGACGAaggcgctgaaggaggaggaggaagaggaggaggaggaggaagaggaggaggtgatgcagAGTCTatttcctcccgctcctcctcccgcaCCCTACATCGTCGGTTTAATCTCCCTCCAGAGGCTGACGGAGAGAAaatttcctcctatctctcccGTGATGGTGTTCTCACTGTCACGCTGCCCAAGAgg ACCGACGTTCGCGTGATACCAGTTCGCGTGGAGGGAGTTGAAGAAGGAAccgggcgaggaggaggaggaggaagaggagaaagatcaGTGGGAGGCGCAGTAGGAGAGGGCGTGGGAGGGCGTGCAGGTACCAAGAGGCCCTCCCTGTCGCAGCCTGACCCCGGCCCTTCCCCCAGTAAGCGTCCCCAGGAGAGTTCCTTCGGGAGGGAGCGCGGCGGCGTCCCCCAGGGTAAGAGTCCTGTGATCAACGGCACTGGGAGGACCTGGGAGCTGAACAGGGACCGGGAGAGAGACCCTGGGCGACGCAGTGGTCTGTGGGACGACGCGGAGACGACAGGGAAAGGCGAGAAGGGCGCAGCGGGAGGAGGACGCAGAAGGAACGCAGAGGGAGGAGATAGGACGCGACGAAGGACATCAAAATacgaggaggcgaaggagatcAACATCCCTATAGTCCTGGAGGCCACGGAGGACGCCAGCGAGGTGTCGAGGCCGCCGTTTGTGGGGCCTCGTGACGTCAGAGGGAGTGTGGGCGGCGGCGCGGGCGGGGGCGGTCTGGTGCCCTCCAACAAGCCACGTCCTGACCTTGCAGCCTCGCACCGCCGCCCCGCGCAGCCTGACAAGCCCGCCGCCAGTGTGAACGGCCCGCTGGACATGACTGTGAACGACAAAGAGAACGTTAAGCCCCCGGAGGACAGGGAGTGGACGTACTCGGGGCTGTTCAGGCGCGGCGCGGATGACAGCAAGGAGGCAAGAGACACCACAAGAGCTGGCGGCGTCTCAGAGTCTGGAAAGCACAAAGAAAACGCATCTCCTTGGAGGGCTAACCTAACTAGTCCCCTGGAGCGTTCCAAGGCAGCTACTGACGCACGTTTGGACGCTTCCTCACGCCTCCCCACTGCTCCTACTGACGGAGACGCCCTCAGGGACACACATGCACCCCTGTGGAAGCCTCGTAGCGCCACAGCCACCCCGGCAACCACCGCTACGGCCCATAACATTGATGCAACTCCACGGAAACCACAAACACCAAGCAAGCctaaccttcctttcttcaaacCAGTGAGGGTGGAGGTGACGGAGGCCGAGGAGGGGGACAGGGGCGCCGGGGAACTGAAAGGCAAGATcaggaacgaggaggagaaggagaaggagaccctggaggaggtgaagatgaGAAACAACGCGGGCCACGAGAGAAAACACTTGAAACTCGATAATTTTCTCCCCGTACCTAAGACAGACGAAGCTCGATGTAAGTCCCCGCTAGGAGGACGcgaggtgaaggtggagaggCGCCAGTCGGACATGGAGGGAGACGTGTTCAAGGACTGCTGGCAAAACTTCAGTACGACCCTTCAGGAGGTGCTGTCACGCCTTCAGGAGCTGTCTGCTGAACTAGGGCAAGGCAAGGCTGGGAAGAGCAACCCTTCTACAGCCAGttcttctgctgctactacctgTCCCGCCACGCCCGTAGAGCCTCCCACGCCGCCccccaag gtGCCCGCGCCCAGCCGCTCTTTCAAGGGGACCACCACGCCTCGCCCGGGGCCCCCCCATGACGGGCGCGCGCCCCCCGCGGCCACCACGCCGCTGAGTGCGCGGCGCGGGCGTGGCATCGAGAACCTACAGCTGGAGGGCCTAGCGCGCACCAGTGCCGCCGGCGGGGCGCGGGGCGGCAGCGTGAGTGACACCAGCGGCAGCCGCGAGGCCAGCGTGAGCGAGGCCAGCGGCAGCGAGGACGCGGAGTGCAGCAGCAGCGAGGCCAGCGCCGCCACCAGCGCCGCCACCGCaaccagcagcggcagcagcagcagcagtgcccGGCCCGTCGCCACCAGCCATGGCGCTGTGTTCGCCGgacacaaacagcagcagcagagacgGGTCAATGGGGCGGGACATGGGGAGCGTGACTACGGGGGGCGCGCCTCGCCCAAACTCCGTCACCAGCGGCCCGTCCCCGGCCCCACGCCCTCCACGCCCTCACACGACCCTGAGGTAGACAGCATCATCAGCAGGGCGGAGCGCGCCCTGGCAGAAAGTAGGCGGCTGTCCGCGCCCTCCCCCCGCGCGGCCACGCCCCCGCCCCCGCCGTGA